In Aedes albopictus strain Foshan chromosome 3, AalbF5, whole genome shotgun sequence, the following are encoded in one genomic region:
- the LOC109427093 gene encoding mucin-2 isoform X2, with translation MDESTSSSNDHSASGDGYAFKNEISLSIGEDDHNSGTNSTAIPTPSPRHVEVPVDDSEYTSLKDSKQNGNGMSGLDNPAFEPEKEKRPLSSFGHSGEKSLGATSMNGKANGEKPLAEAVNLELLNMSKPANGHQNGSSALPVKKDTEVDIGDPYDEYFVPVNEHRKFMRGEKLYVTKDKREKKKKNWLCWVLGLAVLLAVIIIAILAGSGKIFNESPTPVESRQFAKDNQIATAGVFGSGSPDNSLPRPQNKTTSTEYPSTMSPPGSTVPPVPPTTEENIVYVPNTLEGQITLTNLEFLDDYRDPNSSAYKVLAAELEEEIRDSLDVPGSRDEIFVKIMSLKPGSVVVDYRVSWANSNALNVESMKERLTNYLDENQNYLSTYIVPVNTIRVARLPDLCYTGPSEMGCEHACEFNARVGDFVCVCPKGMLLNNDDGKSCYRPVPAPQPEPTAEPEPDSKPEPEPAGEPSSEPEPSSSPEPASEPEPSSSAEPEPSSEPSSEPEPASEPEPASEPEPASEPASEPEPAGEPEPTSKPEPTSEPEPASEPEPASEPEPASEPEPASEPEPTGEPQPSSSSKPEATTVSSGKLIHASTPASEPEPSSEPEPTSEPEPASEPEPTSEPKPASEPEPASEPEPASEPEPASEPEPSGEPEATTSKQSSSGHSGKLQIAGIASSTTEPEPKSEPEPTSEPEPSSEPEPTSEPEASSEPEPSSEPNPKSEVEEIKATTSNPSSTAEPSAEPEPEPPSDDEHHSSTVSSLGKLQSSTEHSTHPTEEHTMPDFMIADLDATKHSTSTEPISSTSPHSTAGETPAPVTETIEDDVPQPTTGAYLIAAKTTPATEPMNVFDARSLEHNSSTTAVENSVYATSSPISLEQWRSSTSFSTTTEALEQPKEHDEDMSPFLPNIESSSAKTRGSYAVTETILETETTPTLLTHVDQSPFLPEIEQNASLVKFLHEGLDRQVDGFDNDSQQQYLEVLPLSKESDRNEYKKQLDTVTKTVFVATTIRTYAPTTDSLEDLITAASSRNIVEQTTNSGGEEELMATSTEKDVEDTTLGKMGAVATTTERESARLEQSTEHVEEKPTTTAENETTNSSPKAEVEEIGTTESEQAEKATTVVMDDSKDDTPKGDVELVATNDTAEKLTATEAEEPTTEKHVMETTMGETKLELEEERVTASKDETEEVTDAVREDTTEKQAKALVEATSHKDVEETTVHAVVNASSTTTEPSGNAKLMEESTVETKEPPTTASPTTTPTATSDLTTTVAATTTEATSTTPEATTTTVVATSTTETATSPTAPTTTDRTKTDFLERTLQDLDQDNDISENDLKVLPLDRKPDKFEESPPPPDPLASTQKTTVDQESNFETTTGHFLGETTFHLIRSERSNETSLIKSRNSDDDDLSELVASASGMFTKCAVGQFECVNGTSIKDGSSCIQKSERCDSVSHCSDNSDEQDCERLGCPGHFQCKDGFCLARQHVCDGITHCNDGSDEVECDQLQCNFDEISCDASGRKGPCLPAQWKCDGLEQCANGFDESDCPDTCTNDQYFCVGQRKCIPEAWRCDGKSDCTNDEDERLCDCPVDNFRCNTGGCVPSAYVCDGQPQCPDLSDEWGCFSLEESKLKIRVESEKLSPVCADNWSKELSDAVCEELGYLQAKSYSISNETGGDAFYRFVGVNSTNLLRSLALATSCSEGLVNIDCELYRCGSDRITPITDQRIAGGLHTDSNQLPSLALVYSNNAAIKCTANILSPRWALASYSCMMGKTEFIDNRNIAEMNWKLFAGTSQFNFTMIRGNNANSSYQVVDVQRIVPYPQAKYKQFLYTGDVVLLRLTKPLQFNEQVGSVCLAGDATIDPDQLCLTAGWGADPSAITTTEQYLKYLPVPTIPADKCNSSEHYNGSLTDDAICAGFLSSSKTTCYNDEGAPLMCHVERTGQWLLEGVLSYHGNCGKRPHPAIYNSITSGIASWIHNTVGNDLMFMNGDGLRSGSRTNGTEPSSTQPTTR, from the exons ATGGACGAGTCTACGTCGTCCAGTAATGACCATTCCGCCAGTGGGGATGGTTACGCGTTCAAAAATGAGATATCGCTTTCGATTGGAGAAGACGATCACAACTCGGGCACGAACAGTACGGCGATCCCGACGCCTTCACCACGACACGTTGAAGTGCCCGTGGACGACAGCGAATATACTTCGCTGAAGGATAGCAAACAAAACGGTAACGGTATGAGCGGACTAGATAATCCGGCTTTCGAGCCAGAAAAGGAGAAACGACCTTTGAGTTCTTTCGGGCACTCGGGGGAGAAGTCACTGGGAGCTACCTCGATGAACGGCAAGGCTAATGGAGAGAAGCCTTTGGCCGAAGCGGTCAACTTGGAACTGTTGAACATGTCCAAGCCAGCGAATGGGCACCAAAATGGATCAAGTGCCCTGCCAGTTAAGAAGGACACCGAAGTCGACATTGGAGACCCATACGATGAGTATTTCGTACCGGTGAACGAACACCGAAAGTTTATGAG AGGCGAGAAGCTGTACGTCACCAAGGACAAGCgcgagaaaaagaagaaaaactgGCTCTGCTGGGTGCTAGGTCTGGCCGTACTGCTAGCAGTGATCATCATTGCCATCCTGGCCGGATCGGGTAAAATCTTCAACGAGAGCCCTACCCCGGTGGAATCCCGACAGTTTGCCAAAGATAACCAGATAGCTACGGCGGGAGTGTTTGGTTCGGGATCACCGGACAACTCCCTGCCCCGACCGCAGAACAAAACCACTTCGACGGAGTATCCTTCGACGATGTCCCCGCCGGGGTCTACGGTGCCACCCGTTCCGCCGACTACCGAGGAGAACATCGTTTACGTGCCGAACACTTTGGAAGGGCAGATTACGCTTACGAACTTGGAGTTTTTGGATGACTACCGGGATCCAAACAGCTCGGCGTACAAAGTGCTGGCCGCTGAACTGGAAGAGGAAATCAGAGACAGTTTGGATGTTCCTGGATCACGTGATGAAATCTTTGTGAAGATCATGAGTTTGAA ACCGGGATCCGTAGTTGTGGATTATCGCGTGAGCTGGGCCAACTCAAATGCTTTGAACGTTGAGAGTATGAAGGAACGACTGACTAACTATTTGGATGAGAATCAAAACTATTTGTCTACCTACATCGTTCCGGTGAACACCATTCGGGTGGCGCGACTTCCCGATCTCTGCTATACCGGTCCTTCGGAGATGGG ATGTGAGCATGCTTGCGAGTTCAACGCCCGTGTCGGTGACTTTGTTTGCGTTTGTCCCAAGGGAATGCTGTTGAACAACGATGATGGTAAATCGTGTTATAGGCCGGTACCTGCACCACAACCTGAACCAACTGCTGAACCTGAACCGGACAGTAAACCAGAGCCAGAACCGGCGGGAGAGCCATCAAGTGAACCAGAACCTTCCAGCTCACCTGAACCTGCTAGTGAACCTGAGCCTTCAAGTTCTGCAGAGCCGGAACCATCGAGCGAGCCAAGCAGCGAGCCAGAACCAGCCAGTGAGCCGGAACCCGCTAGTGAACCGGAGCCTGCTAGTGAACCTGCTAGTGAGCCTGAGCCTGCTGGAGAACCGGAACCAACTAGCAAACCTGAGCCTACTAGCGAACCAGAACCCGCCAGTGAACCGGAGCCTGCTAGTGAACCTGAACCTGCTAGCGAACCTGAACCTGCTAGCGAACCGGAACCAACTGGTGAACCGCAACCTTCCAGTTCTTCCAAACCGGAGGCTACCACTGTTTCTTCCGGAAAGCTAATACATGCGTCAACTCCAGCGAGCGAGCCTGAGCCCTCCAGCGAACCAGAGCCAACAAGTGAACCCGAGCCAGCTAGCGAGCCGGAGCCAACCAGCGAACCCAAACCAGCCAGCGAGCCCGAACCTGCCAGCGAGCCCGAACCTGCTAGCGAGCCTGAACCTGCAAGTGAGCCTGAACCTTCCGGCGAACCTGAAGCTACAACATCAAAACAATCCTCCTCTGGTCACTCAGGTAAACTTCAAATCGCAGGCATTGCCTCCTCCACGACCGAACCTGAACCAAAGAGCGAGCCCGAGCCTACCAGCGAACCGGAACCAAGTAGTGAACCAGAACCTACCAGCGAACCGGAAGCATCTAGCGAGCCGGAGCCATCCAGCGAACCCAATCCAAAGAGCGAAGTAGAAGAAATCAAAGCCACTACCTCGAACCCTAGCAGCACGGCCGAACCCTCCGCCGAGCCTGAACCTGAACCACCAAGCGACGATGAACACCACTCATCAACCGTTTCCAGCCTAGGCAAGCTCCAGTCATCCACGGAACACTCCACCCACCCAACCGAAGAACACACCATGCCAGATTTCATGATTGCTGATCTTGACGCAACCAAACATTCGACCAGCACTGAGCCCATATCCTCAACCTCTCCACACTCCACCGCTGGCGAAACACCGGCTCCGGTAACGGAAACGATCGAAGATGACGTTCCACAGCCCACCACCGGCGCTTATCTGATCGCAGCCAAAACTACTCCCGCAACTGAACCGATGAACGTCTTCGATGCTCGATCGCTCGAACACAACTCTTCGACAACAGCCGTGGAAAACTCCGTCTACGCCACATCTAGCCCAATTTCGCTCGAACAGTGGCGATCTTCCACCAGCTTCTCTACCACAACGGAAGCTTTGGAACAGCCGAAGGAGCACGACGAAGATATGTCACCATTCCTGCCCAACATCGAATCGTCTAGTGCCAAGACCCGTGGATCGTACGCCGTGAcggaaacaattcttgaaaccgAAACAACACCAACTTTGCTGACTCACGTCGATCAGTCACCGTTCTTGCCGGAAATTGAACAAAACGCCAGCTTGGTGAAGTTTTTACACGAGGGTTTGGACCGTCAAGTTGATGGATTTGATAACGACTCACAGCAGCAgtatttggaagtgttgccactgTCCAAGGAAAGCGATCGCAATGAATACAAGAAGCAGCTGGATACCGTTACCAAGACGGTGTTTGTGGCAACTACTATTCGCACTTACGCTCCAACAACTGATTCACTGGAAGATTTGATCACGGCTGCCAGTTCAAGGAACATTGTCGAACAGACAACCAACAGTGGTGGCGAGGAGGAACTGATGGCGACCAGTACAGAAAAAGACGTAGAGGACACAACACTAGGGAAAATGGGTGCTGTTGCAACCACGACCGAGAGGGAGAGTGCTCGGCTCGAACAATCCACGGAACATGTAGAAGAGAAACCGACTACCACGGCAGAGAACGAAACGACAAACTCATCGCCGAAAGCAGAGGTCGAGGAGATCGGTACAACCGAAAGTGAACAAGCGGAGAAGGCAACAACTGTGGTGATGGATGATTCTAAAGACGATACTCCAAAAGGCGATGTGGAATTGGTAGCGACTAACGATACAGCGGAAAAGCTGACGGCAACGGAAGCTGAAGAACCGACGACGGAAAAACATGTAATGGAAACCACCATGGGCGAAACAAAACTGGAATTAGAGGAAGAACGCGTAACCGCTTCCAAAGATGAAACCGAAGAAGTAACTGACGCTGTTAGAGAAGACACAACGGAGAAGCAAGCGAAAGCTTTGGTAGAAGCCACAAGCCACAAAGACGTCGAGGAAACTACTGTTCATGCTGTAGTGAATGCGTCTTCAACGACTACCGAACCAAGCGGAAACgcgaaactcatggaagaatcaaCCGTTGAAACGAAAGAACCACCAACAACGGCTTCGCCAACGACAACACCCACTGCCACAAGTGACCTAACCACGACAGTAGCCGCGACCACGACTGAAGCCACTTCGACGACTCCTGAAGCGACAACCACAACAGTTGTTGCCACTTCTACCACCGAGACGGCAACTTCACCAACGGCTCCCACAACCACCGACAGAACCAAGACGGATTTTTTGGAGCGAACGCTACAAGATTTGGACCAAGATAACGACATTTCCGAGAATGACCTGAAAGTCCTTCCCCTGGACAGGAAACCGGACAAATTCGAAGAATCGCCGCCACCTCCGGATCCGTTAGCATCCACACAGAAGACAACCGTTGACCAGGAATCCAACTTCGAAACGACTACCGGTCATTTTTTAGGAGAAACGACGTTTCATTTGATTAGATCAGAGCGATCGAATGAAACGTCGTTAATTAAGTCGAGAAATTCTGACGATGACGACCTGAGCGAATTGGTGGCCAGTGCCAGCGGTATGTTTACCAAGTGCGCGGTCGGGCAGTTTGAGTGTGTGAACGGAACGTCGATCAAGGATGGTAGCTCGTGTATTCAGAAATCGGAACGGTGCGATTCGGTGTCTCACTGTTCGGACAATTCCGATGAGCAGGATTGCGAGCGGTTGGGATGCCCGGGACACTTCCAGTGTAAGGACGGTTTCTGTCTGGCTAGGCAGCATGTGTGTGATGGAATTACTCATTGCAATGATGGAAGTGATGAAGTTGAGTGTGATCAGCTGCAGTGCAACTTTGATGAAATATCGTGCGATGCGAGTGGACGGAAGGGGCCGTGTTTGCCAGCGCAGTGGAAATGCGACGGACTGGAACAATGTGCGAATGGGTTCGACGAAAGCGATTGCCCGGATACGTGTACCAATGATCAGTACTTCTGCGTTGGGCAGCGAAAGTGTATTCCGGAAGCATGGCGGTGTGATGGAAAGTCGGACTGTACCAACGATGAAGACGAACGACTGTGCGACTGTCCGGTGGATAACTTCCGATGCAATACCGGTGGATGCGTTCCGAGTGCATACGTTTGCGATGGGCAACCACAGTGTCCGGACCTGTCGGATGAGTGGGGTTGCTTTAGTTTGGAAGAAAGTAAGTTGAAGATCCGCGTGGAATCAGAGAAACTAAGTCCGGTTTGTGCTGATAATTGGTCCAAGGAGTTATCGGACGCCGTCTGTGAGGAGTTGGGCTATCTACAAGCCAAGTCATACTCGATCTCGAACGAAACGGGTGGGGATGCATTTTACAGATTTGTGGGAGTGAACAGTACCAATCTGTTGAGAAGTTTGGCGTTAGCCACCAGCTGTTCCGAAGGCTTGGTGAACATCGACTGCGAACTTTATC GTTGCGGTAGTGATAGAATTACGCCTATCACGGATCAGCGGATCGCTGGTGGACTTCACACAGACTCCAATCAGCTTCCTAGTCTAGCCTTAGTCTACAGCAATAACGCAGCCATCAAGTGTACTGCTAACATAT TATCTCCTCGATGGGCACTTGCAAGCTACTCCTGTATGATGGGTAAAACGGAGTTCATCGACAACCGGAACATTGCTGAAATGAACTGGAAGTTATTCGCTGGAACTTCCCAGTTCAACTTCACCATGATCAGAGGAAACAATGCCAACAGTTCTTACCAAGTTGTTGATGTTCAGAGGATTGTTCCTTATCCTCAG GCCAAATACAAACAATTCCTCTACACCGGAGATGTCGTACTGCTGCGACTGACCAAGCCTCTCCAGTTCAATGAACAGGTCGGCAGTGTCTGCCTAGCAGGTGACGCCACAATCGATCCGGATCAGCTGTGTCTGACCGCTGGCTGGGGTGCAGATCCATCGGCCATAACCACTACCGAACAGTACCTCAAATATCTACCAGTGCCAACGATACCGGCTGATAAATGCAACTCCAGTGAGCACTACAACGGTTCCCTGACGGACGATGCCATCTGTGCGGGTTTCCTCAGCAGTAGCAAAACGACTTGCTAT AACGACGAAGGAGCTCCGCTGATGTGCCACGTGGAACGAACCGGACAGTGGCTGCTAGAGGGTGTTCTCAGTTACCATGGGAACTGTGGCAAGCGGCCACATCCAGCGATTTACAACTCGATTACCTCAGGCATTGCGAGCTGGATCCATAACACGGTTGGCAACGATCTGATGTTCATGAACGGCGACGGTCTTAGAAGTGGTAGTCGAACAAACGGTACTGAGCCAAGCAGCACACAGCCAACTACTCGGTAG